One window from the genome of Cricetulus griseus strain 17A/GY chromosome 2, alternate assembly CriGri-PICRH-1.0, whole genome shotgun sequence encodes:
- the LOC113833998 gene encoding tumor suppressor candidate gene 1 protein homolog gives MWRMRGGATRRGSCGGDGGGELGRLGRAVRGGGGGGVGWRGRAGGARRQLEERFADLAASHLEALRARDERDRQNARLRDENARLRLENRRLKRENRSLFRQALRLPGDCDGDGGEREAADPALSPDGPASEHGASGGGRGDEPGSPRALRARLEKLEVMYRRALLQLHLEQQAARPPSDSDPRPLPETATGLSACDPDGPGPWL, from the coding sequence ATGTGGCGCATGCGTGGTGGCGCCACCCGGCGCGGGAGCTGCGGCGGGGACGGCGGCGGAGAGTTGGGCCGCCTGGGCCGGGCCGTGaggggcggcggcggcggcggcgtgGGTTGGCGAGGCCGCGCGGGCGGTGCCCGGCGACAGCTGGAGGAGCGCTTCGCCGACCTGGCGGCCAGCCACCTGGAGGCCCTGCGCGCGCGCGACGAGCGGGACCGGCAGAACGCGCGGCTGCGCGACGAGAACGCCCGCCTGCGCCTGGAGAACCGGCGGCTGAAGCGCGAGAACCGCAGCCTCTTCCGCCAGGCTCTGCGGCTGCCCGGCGACTGCGACGGCGACGGCGGCGAGCGGGAGGCCGCCGACCCGGCCCTCAGCCCGGACGGGCCCGCTAGCGAGCACGGGGCGAGCGGCGGAGGCCGCGGGGACGAGCCGGGCAGTCCCAGGGCGCTGCGGGCCCGGCTGGAGAAGCTGGAGGTCATGTACCGCCGGGCCCTGCTGCAGCTGCACCTGGAGCAGCAGGCCGCGCGCCCGCCGTCAGACAGCGACCCCAGACCGCTCCCAGAAACTGCCACCGGCCTGAGCGCCTGCGACCCGGACGGTCCCGGGCCCTGGCTGTAG